TTGTCCATTCAGTTGTTCAGAAAGGTGCTTTTCCTCTTGCAGAAGACGACCCAGTTGCACCAACTCATCGACAACATCACCTTTTTCAATCATCAGATTCACTCTCCGCACGGTTTCTGCTCTACTGCAAATGAGAACACCACTCATAAGTCACAACTGAACAAAGACGATAGTCTAGTCAACCTAAACTGATGAAAAAAAGGGTATAATCAGCACAAGCCTGTGTCTTTACATTTGGGAAGTGTTCTGCATAACAACAGAGAGCCACTCACTTCTAACAGATTAACAGATGAAATTATCAAGTTTCACAGACTGCAGCTCATCTTGACCTGTTTGCTTTAGGCAcagttttgttttcctcctctcaCTGGCTTCTCTCTAACTTTATCCAAAGAATGCTTGACTGTGACATTCATTTGTTGGATTTTAGAACTTCCGTGTTGTCATGCAAAGTTATTTCTCTCACAGATGGTTGCTCAAaatgtgaaggaaaaaaaacccgTGGGCCAGACCGACTGAACACAGTCCACCAAATCAACGTTAAATACTTGGTGTATAAATAACGTTACCATCGAATGATCTCTTCTTCAGTGCAAAGTCTCTTTCGCTTGACCTCGGCCAGGAGGCGAGTGTTTTCTTGGATCGCGTTCTGCAGCCCGCGGATCTGATCCTGCAATGAAATGAGAAGCCAAACGTGTTCACACCGCAGATCATTTTTGTCAAAACGCCATAGCAGGTTCTATATATAAAAGTCGTTGATAATTTGtccgttttaaaaaaaacgtgtgtcGCTGGTTCCGCCGACATCAACGTTTGCACATTTGGCAAACGCTAAGTATttgtttctttctatttttgagCCGCTAGCACGACAGCGTCAACCTACCGTAGAACTGTGCTGTGACTGAAATGTATGACCGGGAAAAGCGGCCATGGTGTCTTATGGTAGTAAAACGTTTTCTAAAATCTCGTCCAACATTTATAAGCTGGCTTCAACAGGAGTTGAACCGGGTAatatgttgtgtatatatagCTCTCTTCTCACCGCGATGTTAGAGCccggatagctcagtcggtagagcatcagacttttaatctgagggtccagggttcaagtccctgttcgggcggtatgttttgttttttcctgttcGGAATTTATTTAGAACAATATTATGTTACTAACAAGTGTGAGTAACTTATCACCTGAAATTAGCAGTGTAACATATAACTGGTTGGCGCGTTTAGCTTCAGTAGAGAGAAAACAGCTCTCCTAGTAGATGTCAAGACACCTAAAGCCTAAAATTGCCCCATAACCTGTGCCAGACATTAAACCATTTCATTTTAAGATAGTCATTGAAAGTGGGGCTGTAATTATCCACAGTGAGACCTCGCATTATCTTGCTGTTGGAGTTGTTGTTTATGAAATAATCAATCTAATACAGGGATCAAgctcactcacaaacacataaCAGTAACCTGGTAATTTAG
The window above is part of the Gasterosteus aculeatus chromosome 16, fGasAcu3.hap1.1, whole genome shotgun sequence genome. Proteins encoded here:
- the LOC144388817 gene encoding uncharacterized protein LOC144388817, which translates into the protein MAAFPGHTFQSQHSSTDQIRGLQNAIQENTRLLAEVKRKRLCTEEEIIRCRAETVRRVNLMIEKGDVVDELVQLGRLLQEEKHLSEQLNGQDSVERDQNNDLQERSERITKKAESLAAEIREVKEQLAETKARNMAAQALIQAPAEKSKRHQNKPK